One region of Carya illinoinensis cultivar Pawnee chromosome 8, C.illinoinensisPawnee_v1, whole genome shotgun sequence genomic DNA includes:
- the LOC122318495 gene encoding 26S proteasome regulatory subunit 6A homolog, which produces MATAMAEDSTFEDDQLASMTTDDIVRASRLLDNEIRILKEELQRTNLELDSYKEKIKENQEKIKLNKQLPYLVGNIVEILEMNPEDEAEEDGANIDLDSQRKGKCVVLKTSTRQTIFLPVVGLVDPDKLKPGDLVGVNKDSYLILDTLPSEYDSRVKAMEVDEKPTEDYNDIGGLEKQIQELVEAIVLPMTHKERFQKLGVRPPKGVLLYGPPGTGKTLMARACAAQTNATFLKLAGPQLVQMFIGDGAKLVRDAFQLAKEKSPCIIFIDEIDAIGTKRFDSEVSGDREVQRTMLELLNQLDGFSSDDRIKVIAATNRADILDPALMRSGRLDRKIEFPHPTEEARARILQIHSRKMNVHPDVNFEELARSTDDFNGAQLKAVCVEAGMLALRRDATEVNHEDFNEGIIQVQAKKKSSLNYYA; this is translated from the exons ATGGCAACCGCTATGGCAGAAGATAGTACCTTCGAGGACGACCAGCTGGCGTCCATGACCACTGACGACATCGTCCGAGCCTCTCGACTCCTTGACAACGAGATCCGCATTCTCAAG GAGGAGTTGCAAAGAACAAATTTGGAGTTGGATTCGTACAAGGAGAAGataaaggagaatcaggagaAGATTAAGCTCAATAAGCAATTGCCCTACTTGGTCGGCAACATTGTCGAG ATTTTGGAAATGAACCCAGAAGATGAAGCTGAGGAAGATGGTGCAAATATCGATCTTGACTCACAAAGGAAGGGAAAATGTGTTGTGCTGAAAACATCTACGCGTCAG ACTATATTTCTTCCTGTTGTTGGGCTTGTTGACCCTGATAAGTTAAAGCCTGGTGATCTGGTTGGAGTGAACAAAGATAGTTACTTGATCTTGGATACGCTGCCATCCGAGTATGATTCTCGAGTAAAGGCtatggaggttgatgaaaaACCAACGGAAGACTACAATGACATTGGAGGTCTGGAGAAACAG ATCCAGGAATTGGTTGAAGCTATTGTTTTGCCCATGACACATAAGGAGCGATTTCAGAAACTAGGAGTTCGTCCTCCCAAGGGAGTGCTCTTGTATGGACCTCCTGGGACTGGGAAGACTTTAATGGCTCGTGCTTGTGCAGCTCAAACAAATGCCACTTTTCTGAAGTTGGCAGGCCCACAACTAGTGCAG ATGTTCATTGGGGATGGAGCAAAACTTGTTCGTGATGCCTTTCAGCTTGCAAAAGAGAAGTCTCCCTGCATCATTTTTATAGATGAAATTGATGCCATTGGCACTAAACGCTTTGATAG TGAAGTAAGTGGAGATAGGGAGGTGCAGCGGACGATGTTAGAACTGCTCAATCAGCTCGATGGCTTTAGTAGCGATGACCGGATTAAG GTGATAGCTGCGACAAATCGTGCTGATATCTTGGATCCTGCTCTTATGCGTTCTGGTCGATTGGATCGTAAAATTGAGTTTCCACATCCTACTGAAGAAGCAAGAGCTCGTATCTTGCAG ATTCATTCAAGAAAGATGAATGTTCATCCTGATGTAAATTTTGAAGAACTGGCTCGGTCTACTGATGATTTCAATGGGGCACAACTAAAAGCTGTTTGTGTAGAGGCAGGCATGTTAGCCCTTCGACGTGATGCAACTGAG GTGAACCATGAAGACTTCAATGAAGGTATCATACAGGTTCAGGCAAAGAAGAAATCAAGCTTGAATTACTATGCATAA
- the LOC122318496 gene encoding translationally-controlled tumor protein homolog → MLVYQDLLSGDELLSDSFPYKEIENGMLWEVEGKWVVQGAVDVDIGANPSAEGGGEDEGVDDQVVKVVDIVDTFRLQEQPSYDKKQFVTYMKRYIKNLTGKLEPERQDLFKKHIEAATKFLLSKLSDLQFFVGESMHDDGSLVFAYYKEGATDPTFIYFAYGLKEVKC, encoded by the exons ATGCTAGTTTACCAGGATCTTCTCTCag GCGATGAACTTCTCTCGGATTCGTTCCCTTACAAGGAAATTGAGAATGGGATGCTGTGGGAGGTGGAAGGAAAg TGGGTTGTTCAAGGAGCCGTCGATGTAGACATCGGGGCTAACCCTTCTGCAGAAGGTGGAGGTGAGGATGAAGGAGTCGATGACCAAGTTGTCAAGGTTGTTGACATTGTTGATACCTTTAGGCTTCAG GAGCAACCTTCCTATGACAAGAAGCAGTTTGTCACATACATGAAGAGGTACATCAAGAATCTGACAGGCAAATTGGAGCCTGAGCGGCAAGACTTGTTTAAGAAACACATTGAGGCAGCGACTAAGTTCCTCCTTTCAAAGCTCAGTGACCTCCAGTT TTTTGTGGGGGAAAGCATGCATGATGATGGCAGTTTGGTTTTCGCATACTACAAGGAAGGTGCCACTGATCCGACCTTTATCTACTTTGCTTATGGATTGAAGGAAGTCAAGTGTTAA